From Oreochromis niloticus isolate F11D_XX linkage group LG15, O_niloticus_UMD_NMBU, whole genome shotgun sequence:
CACAAAAATCCTGCAATGGCTGTGTTACTGGGTGAAAAATGTCACCTCTGACACTAACAGTGTTCTCTCAGAACATGATAAATCTTCTATTATATCATTTTTGGTCTAGTCTGCTACTTTCAGGAAGAATGAATAGATAAGttatctaaataaataaaaaataaataaaggcgtcacttaaaaaaaacctaacaCATTACAAATAGTACATTTAAAGTAAACAATATGCATTGAATTTGACACAAAGCATTTATTATATGGATTTAAAAGACATACGCACAAATGGcaaaaaagcatttaaacagatcaattattaaaaaaatccaaatctCAGAGCATAACTGTGTACAGTCATATTTAAAAGGACATTTGTGAGCATGTTGGCCATTTTTGGAAGCGCTGTTATTAGGAGGTAGGTGTATGACCAGCATGAGTATCaataaaaggaaagaaataaaaaaagaaaatctccaGGCTCGGCCTTTGACTTAATGACAATACAAAGAGCACATATATCCAAtattttcatgcatttaactgcacaaatactgtgTACCATGCATACAAACACTTACTTAAATGACTGAAAAGCAGACTCGACCGGCACTGCTTGATAAAGTATCTATCTGACATGTTGCGCAAATACAGCAAGTATATGGTGGTTTGTCAGGAGCATGATGGTGCTTTCATTTGACGTTTCCTGTCAGACTTAGAAAGTCGAAGCAGCTGCACCAAAACTGTAAAACTTGTAATTTGTATTATCACTATTATGTTTGTGTGACTTGCTAAAAAAGTCTCATGCAGAGCAATGTTTTTTAAGTGCTAAAAGGCAAAACAAATCCTACATTTCCTTACTTTTGCTACCTTACTAACTCACGGTTGATGTCACTCCCAGCTCTGACATCTGAGGCAAATGGAAGGCAGCATAAGGTAAACATTCAGATGAAGAATAGTGTTACAAGTATACAGAGGTCAAATATGTAAAGGCATAACCAGAATTCATTTTCTTTGTCAGTCCATATAAGCATGTGAAAGTTTAAGATGACATCAGAGATGAATTTTTCCAGCTTATGaaatatctatttttaaataagaaaatttCAGGTGTGCTGTCAATAAAACCGGGATGGGTTCTGACCAGAAGAGTGCAAAACAACACCATCTGGATGCAGAACTGTGGCATTTCATCAATATAACTGCTGGGCCTTTTTCATGTGTTCACAACTGTGTCCCTGTACCAAGATGGCTTTGAGTTTGATGCTCTTTGCAGAATCATGGGTCCCATTTTTAGTGTGGTTTTATGACTTGTCTGCGTTGTAGAAAAACCCGTAGTAGAAGAAAGCACTGATAGCCAGCAGAGCGACTGACAGCAACATGTTCCTCCGGTTTTCACCTCGTAACATCTCCAGCTCCTTGTCTGgaaaagcaaaaggaaaaactgtaTAAAATGTGCAGCAGCCATCACTTTCTATTTATTTCGAGTCCTCTGGCACGAGCAAAACCAGCAAATGATCTGCTAATGACATGCTGTAGCAGCCTGGGGCCACTTTACAACATACTGaaactatttttgttttttatatggGAAAGCTGGCTCAGTCAAAAGAAGGCAGAAGACATATATTTTGTATACTGCACTCAAAAAGCATGACATTCTTCAGTTTTCTTAAATTTGTCATcaataaaattattttcacctgctttctttttaaaatgcacCTTTCAGGATGACTAAATATGACATGTTGATTAGTTTGCTAATCAGTTTGTCAATTAACCCTTAGTGAAAAAGGGACTGTGTGGTCCTCGAACACTcaataaatattacaaatacACAGGAAAAGTAAGAACACACCGTGAATACACATGAACAAGAACTTTAATAAGGCTCACCTAGCTTTTGCACCCTCTCATTCATGATGGTCATTTCATCCTCCAGATCTTGTCTgaggttaaaagaaaaaaaggcgaTATTAAGGAAAAACATCACTATGGGGCAAAGTTTTTacattattactttttttttcttctaaatctCTAAGTGGCACAAGATGGCTTTTCATGAGTTCCTGCTCACTAAAGAGCCACACAGACCTGCAACTACCACAAAACAGCCACAAACAGGAAAGCCGAAGACATGCAAAAGCAAATCCACCACAAATCCTTCACACCTCATGCAATAGAACATCACATCCATTTGTTCCCTTATGTTCATCGTTTATTTCAATCCCTTTTTAAAATCTATATTCTCAACTCATACACTTTATTTAAACTTCAGATTAGTGTTCACCTcattaaaatattgttttttgtattaacaGCTACTTTTGGTTGTTTCCTTATCCACAAGGGGTTGCCAAAGCAGGAAGCTTGGCTGATTTCGACAGATACTGTTCCTGAATTCCTCAAATGTGATCCATGGGCAATTGGGTTCTTTCCCAAAGAGCCgcatgagaaactgggacttTTGTGGAGGGCTGCACCAAGTTCAGCTTATTAGTGTAGCCCTCCACCAGGGGCACCAAAAGTTGATATCACTGAAAATAGGTATGTGTGAAACCCAAATAAGACTTTGCAATCcaaaataatgtgttttaagCAGGAATAAATAAGCAATAAACGAGTATATATTTTAACAAGGACAGCCTTGCAGGGCGTTGGGGACAGCACATTTTGGGGGGTGGCCAGAaccctccacaacagtcccaggcCGAAGTTGCTTGAAATACCAGTGGGAGGTATACACACTAACGTGGGGTCTCCATCATCTCCTTCAGCCTCACCTCTGCTTTTCAGAGAGCTTCTCCTTCCTGCTCCTGAACTCCGCCCTCTCTAAGTTGTCCTGGCAACGTACCCGCTGCTCCTCCAGACGGTCAATCTGTAGGATTTTACAGGTGTGACACACGGAGAGGTCAACGTACAAAACACAGAGGCAGGGAGGAGCGACTACAACGAACGAATAATAAGAATGTACACGGGGAGCGCTACAGCACCTATCAGACGTCAGCTAAACGGAGAGATAGATGGGAAATGTGAGAGAAACGCTAAAACACTGTACCTCGGATGCGACGCTGATTTTCTCTCGCCTTTTCTCTTTTAGCCTTGCCATGTTGTGACCAAACCGGAGAACCACAGTGCAGTGGGTCTCCTGCCTGACAGAAAAAAACCTGTGACTATGCGGAACTATTTTTCTTCTTCGTAATATTTACGTCTTCCTTTTGACGAACCGCTCTTCACGCACTTTGCTGCCCTCTGTCGGTGGAAAGTGACAAACACTTGGCCGCATAAACACAAATAACTCCCAACACCTGAAAGTGAAGAAAAccaagtcattaaaaaaaaaatgctgtcatGCTCAAATCACAATTAAACGGTTATTGTTCTCATGCCAGTATGAAGGCAACATACTGTAGTCTGCACCTGCCAAACATAGACAGGTAAAACAGAACTGAGAGAGTAGCTGCTGAGCGTTACTAATCTGATTATGTGACCTGAGAGGACGCACATGATCAGCTGAGAAAGAAAAGGGACGAGGCCAGGCAAGCTGCTCTATACTTGCGTCCTTCCTTCTAGAAAATGCCTCTCTTTATAAACAGAGACCAAATATTTGCTCATCAGGTACACCTGCTGGAGCACAAATTAAGGGTGAGTCATTGTTAGACATTAGGGAatggtttattatattattactggTTTATTATTggtttattagattttttttttttttttttttttttacaagttacTTAACATGAGTTGTGCAAACTGCATCCCAAATCCTTCAGGACACATTTCTTCGTGTTTCAGAGTAAAGAGGAGCGAATACTTGAACTGGAGACAGAGAATGCCCTTCTTCATTTAAGACTTGCAGAGGTGAGAATATTTTTTGACATCTAACACACATATAGGCTCATCTTTAGCCAAAAAGTagattttgatcattttattcTAGTATTTTCCTCTCTGTGCCTTATTTAACAAATTTTTATGGACCTCAAGTACAGCTTTTGTGTGCATAACTTCTTTCCTTCTGTCttttctaaattatttttaGTGCCAATAGGCGTTGGAGTGTGCTTGTGCACTTACCTTAAATGCATGAGGTTTATTACACCTTAGTACTCACGCTATGTGAGGGAACATTTGAATTGGTCTCTATTTGAGTGCTTTAAATGGATGGTTAACTGAATGTGTATCTAAATGGCACATTGGGACAAAATTGATCATAATTTTTATCAAGCTGTTTCATTAGTTAGGCATGTAGCTCAAATGCACCAGAATTATGGGCAAATGACTATTACCCCCTCCACTGTACTTTGCAGATCACTTCATCCTCATTTGTTTATTTCCCTTCCACTCTCTAAGACTTACAGTTAGGTCCATCATTTATTGGGCAAAggcacattttattttgtacacCACAGTGATGGTGTACACAGGCAAACACTCAAGAAGTGATTGAAGTGCAAACTTTCAGCTTAAATTAAGTGTTTTTACAAGAATTTGGCAGTAACTTTTTAGGacttacagccatttttatacacaatCCACCACCTTCAGAGGCTATGAATTGGACAACCgaacataattttaaatataaggatTCTTTTTGTTACATGGATGACGATGTTTTGCTTCTATCTGACTTCAGTTTTATCTTCAGTAAATGAAAACCGCAATCTCTCAGGTTGAAATCAGGTGAATGACTTGGCCACTAAAGCATATCATATTTCTTTGCCTTAAGAAAATCTTGGATTGCTTTTCCTTTGgatcattatccatttgcataATGCTGGATAAGGAGTGCTGTttgatcagttttgcagcatttgtctGAATGTGAGCAGAGAGTATAGGTCTGTAGActtcatcctgctgcttctacCAGCAGTCACGTTAGCAGCCCAGCGTCATCACACTACCGCCACCGTGTTTGACAGATAACACGGCATCCTTGAGATCTTGATGATTTTctccttctccatacttttACGTAATCTTGGtgtcatctgtccaaagaagtTTTTCAGAACTGTGCAGACTCATTTAGATCTTTTCTGGCAAAGCCTAATCTGCCCTTGTTGTTCTTTAGTGTAACCAGTGGTGTGCACCTTGTTGTTAACCCTCTGTATTTCCATTCATTGATCGCAGACCTTAAAAATGATATGGTAAGTTTTTGCTGTCTCTCTGATAGATCTGAAGCTACTTGTCAGTGGATTGTCCACTTAACAGTAatttctgaaaagttaatggaaaattttatatatatatatataaaaaaaacttacattaaagctgaaagtctgaaaTTTGCAATTTAgttgtttgatttttaaatgCATGCAGTTCTAGAACAACAGCTTTGAGACTTTATACTACATTATATACTATAAGaattaaaaatcataaaaatacattttaagatGGTAGTGGTAAAGTGTGCAGATCAAAATTAGCATGTACTTTGTGTATTGCCCCTCATAGAGTAAGTCTCATAGAGTCATTACCTGTTTTATTACAGCTGAGCTTAAGGAGCATCCTACTGAAAACACTGCTGTTTAACAGTAGGTCCTGCAGAGACATGATatgttgtctgttatgttaaaCAGCCTCCTTTCAATAAATGACTAGGGGCTTCAGTGACGTCTCTACCATAGAGCCATCTTTCTTAATCAGCTTGTTCAGCTTTTTAGTGTCCCTGACTGTGATGCAAAGAAAACTGAtttataaacataaatatatggaCCAATTTCCAAATTAAAGGTCACTGTAAAAATATCTTTTTACTGCATACTAtaattcattctttttttttctgtgtctgttgATGTTGAACTACGTTTTAACTtaatataaaacagaaattttGATGACTCACTTTTGCACGTTTGATTTTCAGTGTTCGGGTAGACAGCGCCGGGACCATGATGAGGTAACCAAGGCCGTGAACGATCATCAGCTTCAGAGTAGTACAAAGAAGATAACCCAATCAGCCCTCATCAAGCTCCTCTCAGGGGTTCAGGTAAAAATATATTGagatgtgtgtatatgtggTAGATAGTAACTTgggttcagttcagttcacttTACTTCAGTTCACTTcaattgtttatttatatagtagcaaattagtaaaaaaacaaaacaacaacactcaggCAACTCCCTGTGACCAAACACTTTACAATAGTGGGAAGTGGGAAGCCACGACAGGTTGGGAGTGAGgggaaacaaaagagaaaataaataagagcATAAAGAGACTAGACAAAACAGAGATTAAGGGAGGAAGAAGACAAAGGCATGCTGCAGTGTTGTATTAACATGTGttgagtgaaaagaggtgagcgGAGAAGCAGTGGTGCAGTCAGCACCAGTCTGAGCttatagcagcataactaaaggagGTTTTAGAGTCACCTGATGCAACCTTAACTAAAAACTTTACCTTAAATCTTAAAATTAGACAGTGTCTGTCTTCTGAATCCAATTTGGAAGCTGTTTCCACAGAAGAGGAACGTGAACgatgaaggctctgcctcccattctacttttagaaattCAACAATAGGATAACTTGGTGGGGCCTGATTGTTCAAGATTATGTCAGTCATGATGATCACGGATTTAAAATTCAGTTCTGGATTTGTAAAGGAACCAATGAGCAGAACCTAGAATAGGAAAAATATGGTCTCCTTTTCTTGTCCCTGTCATTAGTCTAGCTGCAGGGTTTTGGTTTCACTGATCTGTTTAGGTCAGGTTTAGACATAACTGAGTACCATCTTCATAGGAATGAAAATATATGCAGTGTTTTCTAATATTATTGCATTAgagaagcatgtataatgtgtATAGTACTGGTCCCAGCACAGcgccctgtggaactccatgacTAACTTTTGCATGTGAAGAAAATTccacatttacatgaacaaattggagtctatcagacagatatgattcaaacccCAGCAGCCCAGTTCCTTTAATGCCAATAGTTTGTTCTAATCTCTGTATTAAAATATTGtcatcgaacgctgcactgatcTCTAACAGGACAAACATAGACATGAGTCCACTGTTAAAGGCTGTTTCTGTGCTAGGATGTACTCTAAATGGTGGCTGAAACTCCTCAGACTATTCCTCTGCAAAccatcagttagctgtttgaaaCTAGGCTTTCAAgaaatttttacatttcagtgcTGGAGATTGGTGTATACTTAGCTAAGACAGTTGGGTCAAGTAAAGGCTAAAGTAAAAGCTATATGTATATCCTCCTAAGAACCAGCCTATTCATTTATATCCTgtgtaatttgttttttgtctatatcttttgacttatttgagcTACCATACTAAGTCCTGATGTAATAAATAGAGGACATCCTGGGCTTTCCATTGATATCTCATGTGTTTCGGTGGCCTCTTTTAGCTCCAACCAGGtaggaaatcacaaaaaaagttGAAGGGGAAGGTCCTTTTTTCCTTGGTTCTTAGGAGGATATGTATAGTTAGGAAGGCTTTGTGTAAACACTCCCTTcatttgtccactctgtgtgtttgtggcagGCTGTGAAGCATGACCTGAGTGAGTTGTTTGCAGTGTATGTGAGTTTTGCCACCGAGTTGGAGGAGCAGAGCAAGCAGCTCCTGGAGAAAGTAGAGCAAGCCAACTCATCTCTGAACGGTCACAGTGAGGATGAATTTCAGAGTAAGTATCTGAATGGAACCTTAGGTTAACATTGAAGTAGCATCTGTAGGTGGTGACGGTGATTActtttggtgttttgaaaccatTTTGGCTTAAAATGTGAAAACTACAATGCATCCCGAAACAGTGGAGCAGCAGTTAGAGGAGGCACATCTTAAAGCATGTAGACTCTGACTTTAAGATTTTAT
This genomic window contains:
- the ccdc167 gene encoding coiled-coil domain-containing protein 167; this translates as MARLKEKRREKISVASEIDRLEEQRVRCQDNLERAEFRSRKEKLSEKQRQDLEDEMTIMNERVQKLDKELEMLRGENRRNMLLSVALLAISAFFYYGFFYNADKS